TGTAAGCGATGTTTCAGTAAGTTCATAAGTAAATTGATCATTTTGTGTACCATGATCTGTTGAATTAATCTGTCACTAGAACCACAATTGCCATTAGTAAGGACCTTTACCAGAAAGATATGTTTGgctcattaatgtttttttttactaaaaacagttctatttgtgtattttggacctgatttattaaagcacaccaAGACTTCAgaagaccagatccattccagatttactggatcccCCGGGTTCCCCAACTGCAACCTTCTTGAGTCTCGtggagctataataaatcaagcTAAATGTGTCATGAAGCAAGTCATTTAGCTCTCTGTTTGCTTCACCAGGTATGAGAATGAGCTGGCTCTCCGACGCAGTGTTGAAGCTGATATTAATGGTCTCCGTAAAGTCCTGGATGAATTGACAATGTTCAGATCTAATTTGGAAGGCCAAGTAGAAGGTCTTGTTGAAGAAATTGCTCTTCTCAAGAAGAACCATGAAgaggtaaaaatattaaaataagccTCATAGATGCCACTTATTTGTTCATATAGATCCAGCAAAAAACAGCTTGAGCTAAAGGAAGGATTTGAAcccctttaatatttttaagaCTATCTTGGTTACCAATAAAGACTGCCCAGTCCCAGGGTTATGGCAGCCTTAACTCAAAGAAAGTGGAATGTATGATTCTGGATGTCATTCAGctcagaagactgaggacatcttaaGGTGAAAAAGAAGTACCATAGGGGCAGCTCCGGGTTAAAgtattccttttttatcttttaatatgaATTGAGTTTATTGAgttgaagtttagctttaagcaaCATTGATGCATTAAcaaaaagtattgatttttttttgtttattgtaggAGATTAAAGGATCCCAAGGAACCACTGTCGGCGATGTTAATGTGGAAATGAATGCTGCACCAGGAACTGACCTGCTAAAGAAACTTAATGACATGAGAGAGCAGTATGAGGCTATGGCTGAGAAGAATCGTAAGGAGGCAGAAGAACAATTCAAGAAAGCCGTAAGCAATGTTTATTCTGAAATTTTGGATTCTCTAAAAACTACACAGATGCAGCTTTGCATATCCAGCAATATCTAAACATTTGATAATTGCATAGTTTAAATAATATCTTTCACTATTTTGGTAATCCAAAGAGCGAAGGATTGCAGAAAGAAATATCAACTGGAGTAGAACAAATAAATACCAGCAAGAGTGAGATTTCAGAACTGAGGAAACAAATCCAAGCACTGGAGATCGAGCTTCAGTCACAACTAGCAatggtataaaataaaacacattataaaagacaaaatgattTTGTCCATATAAGGTCCTTGGTTCACGTGTTTATTTCTTCTCAACAGAAAAAATCTCTTGATGACAGCTTAGCAGAAACAGAAGGACAATATTGTTTGAAGCTTTCCCAGATCCAAGCACAAATTGCTGCTATTGAGGAACAACTGGCACAGATTAGGTCAGAAATGGAATGCCAGAGTGCAGAATATGAAGATCTGCTGAACATCAAGTCAAAACTAGAGAATGAAATTGCGACATACCGCAGACTCCTGGAGGGTGAAGGGTAAGAGAATATTTTGAGATGATGAATGATGGGAATATTGTTTTCCCTGCTTCCTCCACAAAAGGAAAGTGTTGGTAAACCCTTGACattaataaaaatggcaaataaagtGATGGCAGTATTCAAGCTATTATTCTCCACATTGGgtctcattaaaaacaaaaaaactcaagacttgagaagatagaacCTAGTTATCATAGTATCATAGTTGAACCTGGGATGgacttcttaaaaataatttaccattaattagccaatgttttcaatctagTTCAAAATGGACTAGatctgatccaggtttgctgactacccaagttctcctatgatagatttttttctccagtctcggagaactttaataaatcagtctcattgTATATTACTTTTGTCAATAGATTCtcaaaaaacaatataagaaACAACAACCTAATGCCAGttaataaaatgcagtaaaagaaaaataaaaacagtaaaaaaaatagtaaaagaagGTTTTACTCTGCTTGTATTCTAATACTGCAGCTATAATGCTGAAGCCAAAAAACTGGAGTAGAAGCATGATGAAATGCCACAACCAAATCATATTACCTTCACACCATTCTTAGTTGATTCTTAGTTCTTCAAGTGGTCCTAAACAGGCACAATAATATTTGCTTTCAATAATTGCAGTAGCGCTGGCTCAGGAACAGGATCAGCAACAGGAACAGGAACAGGAACTGGTTCAGGATCTGGAAGTACTTCAGGATCTCAAGGTGATTACATTTCATGATTATCTAAATTGTCTATATGATAACATATTATTAACTTctaagctatttaaaaaaaacataaccatttTAACTAtcataaatatttagcaaattagTTAGGGATAGTCTCATAGTTAGACTGGTGATGAAAGTAGAAGAAATTCAACTTCTAATCATCTGGACCCATCTGCAATATATGTAATAGTACTAGTAGAGTCAAGGGAAGGAAGCCCAATGGTGATGATAGTGGGGATACATCAGCAGAGAATAAAAGTGAATGCTTGGGATACAGGCAAACAGGTAGATGTGCCTACAAAGGGCTTGCAAGCAAAATATACTTAAGTCCAGTAATTTCATCAGGAACCAAGACTATCTATGTGGCCAGCGGACACAGAATAGGCAATCATGACAGTCATTAAACTCCTTTTTTAAACTCTTGGTCCACCGACAATTAGATTAGTTAGATTGTAAGTAAACAGTTTGTAGTAATCCTAAAGCAGGACCTCTCATGCCATAGAAACACTGgtaaccatttttttctaatcgtatttatttatcctatttatttagGAAGAGTAAAACGAACAAAGAAAGTGAGGGTGATTGAAGAAGTAATGGAGAATAATAAAGTTGTGGGAACCAAAGTTACGGAAAAAGAAATACCAATTGATTATTAAAGGCTTAAAGTTGCCAAAGGATCCACCGGAGGTTGTGGTTGTGTCTGCTCAAGCAAAATGGAATTCTGTATGAAAACTTCTTATGTGTTCTGTATTCTGCATCTTTAACTGCCTGGAAGTGATCATATGATTTTCAAGTTCCTTGATCACATGGTGTAGCAATCCGTAGGTGACTCATGTCTAAGTGCAGTTTTATTGCTTCCTTTGATAGGTATTGTATGTTGAAGATCtatcttttgctttgttttgctaCTCAAAATAAACTCTTCCAATGCAAGTTATACAATGTCTCCGTCACTTTCTAAATCATTGCATTTTCAGTACTACAATATACAAAGCTGTTACTATTTTAAACTAATCCTCAATCATAAACTATGATAATTCTGTGGCTGAATACAGGAATTGTTGAATCATTAAATACTAGGAAACAATCAAATTAATAAAGCTGGTatacagtaaaaagaaataaagagaaatgggAATATGAGTGTGCCGCTTCTTCACAGATCATCACTGGATGGACAGAAGAACCAACTCTTTTACATGTAAAACAGATCTcatatgtatttgtttgtgtttgcCTTTTACTTACTTAGAGGTTAAACTTAAAATCCCTCACATATCTTTCTCCTTCTTTTTGAAATGAAAGTAAAAACCAATCCCTAAAACCTTGCAAAACAACACAgatatataatggtatatacTGTGCTAGAGGAAGGGAAGTCCTCATATAATCTTCTGTGACCTACTAAGTGCTTAATTGCTCCGTATTTTAAACTGTAATGACAAAGCCTGGCACAGAAAATCAACCAATGATTTCCCCTGGTGACTTTTGCAAGAACTAACTCAGCACAAGAACTCAAGGCAGATTTTCACCATTTAGCTCAGCTTTTCACTACATTGTGTTTCATTTgcatacaaaaacaatacataagtgtattttcactttttgttggAGACAGTTAGGataatacagtttttaaatacagatatagGTACGTACATTAACACACCTTTTATTCAATCATTTATCTGAATCAATTGGTGAAAGCTAATAGTATGTAGGTAGCGTGAATTCCATCATGCAAGTTAGCAGTGGAACATGCAGCATTAGGAGAAGAACGATGGCCTCTCTTTCCTGGCAGAAACCAAACTAAGGGAATTTCTAATTACTTTCTTTGTTTGCTCAAAAAACAAGCTGGCTCCTCCGACTATCATCCGGTTTATATCAAAGAAGAATCAACTTATTACTGGACAGTCTACCTAAAGCGGCTTGCCAATACGAACAAGCCAACAGAAGAGCAGAGACCTGCATGTCTATAGGGATGTGTTTATCTAATGTGACTTCCAAAAACAATACTGTTGAGTGTATGCCTGGAAAACTGAAATATTCAAAGGAAACAATACCAATGATATTACGATCCTTTTTAGTAGAGGCACCTGCTTTTAGAACGCTCTTACTCTCCTAAATTTTCACAAATTAGGCAAGCCAGAAtatactgctctatggagaggcaTCATGTAGCACCAGCCTCTCAACTACTACTACTTTTTTATTCTGAGCACAGGTATGTCTTCCTACTTCAACTACTTTACCCTGGGAAATGTGTAGCACATTCTCATGGCAGCCTTGTAATTGTGACCTAGTATATAGATGTCAACCATTAAGGCAAAGAGCTAGATATCTATTACACCGCACAACAACGATTTTAGCTACTGGGAATTaaacatgtgatttacatgatatccagtgtgctgattccaaatctgaactcagaatttgcctcacatacagattttaagttataggcgtgctatagctgttcaaatggtcggtaattgggtaatgtatttttacataggaacattataacagttgcagctaccactaatGCCTGCTGTCTCCTCAGCTGAATCACATCCCCCGGTGGCATGTATGTTCCAGCAgcgtctgggcaagtcagtgagctgacgtcagaaataggtatataaggcgagatggaccaaagGCTTGTCTCTAGTGTGACACCATCTTATTgtatagtacagctaggccatagtgagtctgttttgagctaaagataagTAGGCGAAGCtgggttaataaatcagacaatttttgctacatttgtggcaaatatacccgtgtgatcaacgcaagaacctaaccaagagggtgagagttgcttacaagtattactttagatgtgaaattggagattaggataaaagctgggcacctcatatctgctgtcaggtgtgttacgttggcctaacacaatggttgaatgggaaaaggaataaaaagatttttggtgtgcctatggtttggcgtgagccaaaagaccatcactcggactgctatttctgagtaaaattgctgggttttcgaaaaGTCAAAAATcctctatcctgattgtgaatctgctctgaagccagtgccacatgatgcccagaatccagtgccagtccctcctacatctgttgttactgacagtgacatcaATGTGATGTGACATCAGTGATGTCAATGGtgatgaatgttatgaaccccaatttgaagagggtaagccacattttataagccaatcagatttagatgatctagtaagggacctgtctatgtcaaaagaaaagtgtgaactgttagcctccagattaaaggagtggaatttggcAGGATGAAAATCACAACACAGAGATGTTCAGTActtctccaattattattggtaatgctCACTCCATTATGAAATGGTAATAAGCAattatcttcaaaaactagattcaatcaaatAATTCCATCCATGAACAGGcttgcacttaaattgtaaggaaaaccgccatcctctgtgacacctgGGTGTAAAAtcattcctaaaatcatttgctatttattggcaaatgtttccaatcttagaataaatctattcaaggtttgatggatcactcacAGGTTTACCTacaatagtctattttctccagtcttggataggaTAGTCTTGGAGTGCCACAGAGAAGCTACGTAGAACGGTCAgagttgcttttttatgtttacaggctgtttaaaaaaacaatttctaccTTATTTGGCTAGACTGGAATTGGGCTTAGTGTATATTTGCAagataaaaatgttgttgtaaatgttacaaaattagaaaaactgttttaaaacacATAACTTCCAAGTATATGGTTTCCTTTTATTGGTAAATGAAAGccataaataaacataacacGCAGAATACCCTACAGTCAAGtaataaatcagtttaaaaacCACAGCAATAAACCAAAAAGACTCATCACTCAATCGTTCTCatattaaaagttttacaatttaatttaccaGTTCCCACCCATTTCATTAGACTCCCCAGGGCAGTAAGAACTGTCATGCATTTGGCTTTGTTTTATggatcttttttttggtttttgtaccAAATAGCGTACTACAGCTAAACCatcattcattatttaaaaagaactgcCAAATGCCCTACATTATAAGAATATAATAATTGCTCTTACAAATCTCGTAgatacaacaaaaacaacaaataaattgaTTGCATGAGATGTCTTATTTTCAATTCAGACACttcaaagatattttattatgttaacaaCTTAACTCAAAGCAACCTCACCAACTCACTGAGTGCTTAAGATTTAGGGTGAAGGAAGAACGCTTGGTTACCCATTCTACCCAACAATTTGCAACCAGAAAGATACTGGAAGTGGCATATTGGAATACGGATTCTTTTTAATGAGGAATTTTGGAACGGTAATACAAGCTCTGATAATACAGCCTCTGAACATGAGATCTGACCATTAATGGAACCCACCAGGAACCATCAAGCTTGGTGTCCACATGTTGGGCTCAGTCGCCGCCAAAATGTTGGCAAGGAACACAAGATATATAAGACCTATTCCCTGGAAGATTTTCAGCAACATCATGTGGATACATCCCACAGATGgagaaaatatgtaataatttaatcTCTACCTAGGCTGGATCTATTACCTACCATGAATAAAGGTTCAGAAGGACAAGGGGCTGTGCTCAGCTGATGCCATTCACAAACAAGGAACACATTTCCAGTAATGTACCACTGCTTTAGTATACAACTTAATTTTAGAGTTTTTGGTCCTAATGCTGACATATAAttgtaaatacataatataattcTACCACtagggctgcatacacacgtgcaaaaattattgcgggaaaggatctttcatgatcctttacaacgacaaaagactgcacgatgtatgaacgagtactgtacatgcagcaccattCTGATcgatggagagggaagggggagagcgatggagcagcTCCCCGCTGCACCCTCTCACCTTCA
This Pyxicephalus adspersus chromosome 6, UCB_Pads_2.0, whole genome shotgun sequence DNA region includes the following protein-coding sequences:
- the LOC140333249 gene encoding keratin, type I cytoskeletal 12-like, with product MSYAHKTSSQSVSIGSSGGYAGGSYGQCGVGGIGGDFGQAAGGYGQEAGGYGQISGGYGQAAGGYGQAAGGYGHAAGGYGQAAGGYGQAAGGYGQISGGFGQAAGGGFSHGGGAFHGAGGSFGGGGAGGTWGGFSGGYDVGFGGGDSVFNANEKQTMQNLNDRLASYLDKVRKLEEANADLELKIKEFLEKQRSGSSSGEPGKDYSKYFTIIADLHTKIISATNENATLVLQTDNARLAADDFKMKYENELALRRSVEADINGLRKVLDELTMFRSNLEGQVEGLVEEIALLKKNHEEEIKGSQGTTVGDVNVEMNAAPGTDLLKKLNDMREQYEAMAEKNRKEAEEQFKKASEGLQKEISTGVEQINTSKSEISELRKQIQALEIELQSQLAMKKSLDDSLAETEGQYCLKLSQIQAQIAAIEEQLAQIRSEMECQSAEYEDLLNIKSKLENEIATYRRLLEGEGSAGSGTGSATGTGTGTGSGSGSTSGSQGRVKRTKKVRVIEEVMENNKVVGTKVTEKEIPIDY